The genomic region TGCGACGAGGCGTAGTTGCTCACCACGCCGGCGAGCAGCAGGGCGACCAGCAGGCCGCCGACGACGAACGCCCAGGGACGCTTGCTCACCGGACACCTCCAGCAACCGGAACGGTGGTCGCGGCGACGGGCCGGAGCCCGCGCAGCGCGTAGACGAGATCGGGTCGGACCTTGGCGACGGTGACCACCGTGGTCGCGGTGATGAGGCCCTCGCCGATGCCGATCAGCAGGTGGGCGCCGGCCATCGTGCCGGCCAGGCCGGCCAGATTGCTGCCGAGATCCGTGGTGCCGCCCAGCCAGTACTCGAGAACGAAGCCCTGGGACGCGACGACCACGCTGAGCACGGCGGACACGAAGGCGGTCACCGCGAGACCGGCGGGCGTCCGCGGCAGCACCCGGAGCAGGAGCGCGATCAGCAGGTACGCCGCGGCGGTGCCGATCAGCGCCATGTTGGTGATGTTCAGGCCGAGCATCGCCACGCCGCCGTCGCCGAAGACCAGCGCCTGCACGACCAGCACCACCGCCACGCAGAGCGCGCCGACCCAGGGACCGACCAGCATCGCGGCGAGCGCGCCGCCGAGCAGGTGGCCACTCACCCCGGCGGTGAAGATCGGGAAGTTGAGCATCTGCACGGCGAAGATGAACGCCGCGACCAGGCCGGCCATCGGGGCCAACCGGTCGTCCAGGTCCCGCCGGCCACGCAGGACGCAGATGGTGAGAGCAGCCAGTGCCAGTGCCGCGAACACCGCGGCGACGGGACCGTCGATGATCCCGTTCGAGATGTGCATCGCCAGGGTTTCCACGCGACCTCCCACGCGTCGGCGGGTCCGTCCACGCCGGCGAGGTCAGACTATTTCCCGAACCTTTCTCTTGCAAAGATCTGGCATTAAGCGAAGATGTTGATCACCAGGCCACGGCGCGCCGGGGTCGGCCCGGCGTCCGACACCAGCGGTAGGGTCAAGGCCATGACCGCTCCCGCCCGCCTCTCCCCCGGTGACCCGGCCCCCGACTTCACCCTCCCGACCGACACCGGCACCACGCTCTCCCTGGCCGGCCTGCGCGGCCGCACGGTCATCCTCTACGCCTACCCGGCGGCGATGACCCCCGGCTGCACCAAGCAGGCGTGCGACTTCCGGGACTCGCTCGACTCGCTGCGGGCGGCCGGCTACGAGGTCATCGGCATCTCGCCGGACAAGCCGGAGAAGCTGGCGAAGTTCCGCGAGCGCGACATGATCACCTTCCCGCTGGTGTCGGACGCCGACAAGTCGGTGCTGACCGCCTACGGCGCGTTCGGCGAGAAGCAGCTCTACGGCAAGACGGTGACCGGCGTGATCCGCTCGACCTTCGTCATCGACCCGGACGGGAAGATCGAACGGGCGCTCTACAACGTCAAGGCCACCGGGCACGTCGCCAAGCTCCGCCGCGACCTCGGCCTCGACTGACTGTGAGCACCTGCCGCACCGGGCGCTTACGGTGCGTGGGTGATCCGATACAACTACACCCCGGCCACGCTCGCCGAGGCGGCGGCCGCCGCGCGCAGCATCGCCGAGGTGATGCGGCTGCTCGGAGTACGGGTCAGCGGGGGCTCACACGCCCACATCAGCCGCCAACTCAAGCGCTTCGGGATCGACACGTCCCACTTCGACTCGTCGCACGCCACCGGGCGTCGTCGAGGCCCACGTCGCACGACGCCATCTCAGCTCCTGGTGAGGTCGCCGGACGGCGCCCGACGGACGCCCGGTGTCCGCCTGAAGTGGGCTCTCGGCACGCTGGGGGTCCCGGAGGAGTGCGAGGAGTGCGGGGCCGGGCCGATCTGGCGGGGCTCGCCCCTGGTCCTGCACGTTGATCACATCAACGGCGATTCTCTCGACAACCGACCACCCAACCTGCGTCTCCTGTGCCCGAACTGCCACAGCCAGACGCCGACCTACGCCGGCCGTGCCCGGTCGACACGGGGGGACCCGACTCCCGTGGCCTCTCCGGGTAAGCGCCGTCCGACGGACGCCGCCGCAGGGGACGAGTCCCTCGCCCGACACCACGACCTGGTGGGCCTCTTTCAGAAGATCGATGCCCAGGAGTTGACGGCGAAGGAGGCCGCACGACGGATCGGCTGCCACCCCGCCCGCCTGCATCGACTCCGGTCCCGGCCTGAGCAGAGCGGGGTGCTGGCGCCGCGACCCGGCCGACGCTGGCGGGCCGCCGCCCGCCGGGACGTGGTGATCGCACAGGCTTTGGCGAACCCGGAATTCGGGCCGAATCGCTTGGCCGGGTTGCTCCGTGCGCTGCCGGGCGGCGGGCACCGTGTCAGTCACGGCACCATCTCGGCGATCCTGCGCGAGGCCGGGCTCAACATCGTCGCGGCCCGACGCTCTAGACTCTCTACCGCAAGCGGGAGTGGCGAAATTCGGCAGACGCGCAGGATTTAGGTTCCTGTGTCCGAGAGGACGTGGGGGTTCAAGTCCCCTCTCCCGCACGATCAGCACCAGTTCACCCGACAACCGGCCCGGCGGTGCTGGCCGAGCGGCGGCCCGTCCAAGGTGCTGTCGTCCGCGTCACGATCGTGG from Micromonospora sp. WMMD812 harbors:
- the bcp gene encoding thioredoxin-dependent thiol peroxidase, yielding MTAPARLSPGDPAPDFTLPTDTGTTLSLAGLRGRTVILYAYPAAMTPGCTKQACDFRDSLDSLRAAGYEVIGISPDKPEKLAKFRERDMITFPLVSDADKSVLTAYGAFGEKQLYGKTVTGVIRSTFVIDPDGKIERALYNVKATGHVAKLRRDLGLD
- a CDS encoding HNH endonuclease signature motif containing protein, which encodes MIRYNYTPATLAEAAAAARSIAEVMRLLGVRVSGGSHAHISRQLKRFGIDTSHFDSSHATGRRRGPRRTTPSQLLVRSPDGARRTPGVRLKWALGTLGVPEECEECGAGPIWRGSPLVLHVDHINGDSLDNRPPNLRLLCPNCHSQTPTYAGRARSTRGDPTPVASPGKRRPTDAAAGDESLARHHDLVGLFQKIDAQELTAKEAARRIGCHPARLHRLRSRPEQSGVLAPRPGRRWRAAARRDVVIAQALANPEFGPNRLAGLLRALPGGGHRVSHGTISAILREAGLNIVAARRSRLSTASGSGEIRQTRRI
- a CDS encoding energy-coupling factor ABC transporter permease, whose product is METLAMHISNGIIDGPVAAVFAALALAALTICVLRGRRDLDDRLAPMAGLVAAFIFAVQMLNFPIFTAGVSGHLLGGALAAMLVGPWVGALCVAVVLVVQALVFGDGGVAMLGLNITNMALIGTAAAYLLIALLLRVLPRTPAGLAVTAFVSAVLSVVVASQGFVLEYWLGGTTDLGSNLAGLAGTMAGAHLLIGIGEGLITATTVVTVAKVRPDLVYALRGLRPVAATTVPVAGGVR